Below is a window of Chryseobacterium arthrosphaerae DNA.
CTTGAAACCCAGAGACAGGATAAATTCATTGCGATGGGTCAGTTTAAAGGATAAAAAAAAAGGTTAAGAATTGCTTCTTAACCTTTTTTACTTTAGTTTCCTTCTCTTCTATTCAGACACATTGAGGGCAATCTCAATATCCTGAGTAATCTTCTTTAATGATGAATATTTGGCGTCACACACCATTGTTGTCAAAACATATTCTCCTTTATCGATCAGAATAAAGTTTTCCCCTTTCGCAGGAACACTCAGATTATAGTATTTCTTTCCGTTTATCTTTACAATCAGGTTACAGGAAGACCTGTTTTTAATATTGACATACGCCTCATTTTTATTGACATCATTATTAAAAAGATGGGTAAGCATGGCCGCTGTTTTCTTATTGGCCTCACTAGGACCCGCTTTAGCAGAAGTTCCCGCACTCTTTGCAGAATTTGCTGAGGCGTAGCTCGCCAGTCTTTCTTCTTTCAAAGCATTGATTGCGTTATTTACCTTGTCAGAATTATTGGTATTATTTTCAGTTTTAGCTGCAGATGTTTTATTGGCTGCAATTACTTTACCACTGTTCAGCTCGTTATTTTTAACGATGTTTTCAATTTTTTCTTTACTTATCGGTTTAATGGTAGGCTTTGCTTCAGGAGAATTATCGGCCATGATAATTTCCATCAGTCTTTTTTTAAAGTAATCATTCCGGGCATGCCCCGGGTTTTGTTTGATGAAGCCCGCAATCACCCTGGTCTCCTTTGAAGTTTCAGCATCCTGCTCTGTATAAATAATAACAGTCTCTTTTTCTACAACAGCTTTAGATTTTGTTTTTTTCTTTTTCTGGCTAAAACCAAGAGAAAAAATGCATATAAACAGAAGGAGGAAGATTTTTTTCATTAATCAAATCTTTAAAATAGTATTAAATATATTAATAACGTGAAAAGTCATTTTTTAGTTTATCATTAAAATCATTATCTTTGCACTGCTCTAAATTTAAGCTAAAAATTAATACTAATCTTAAATAAAAAATAATAGATATTATGTCTTATACACCAGTTGCTGCAGACGTAGCGAAATTAAGAAACCAAACAGGTGCAGGTATGATGGACTGCAAAAAAGCTCTAGTTGAAGCTGAAGGAGACTTCGAAAAAGCGGTAGATATCCTTAGAAAAAAAGGACAGAAAGTTGCTGCTAACAGAGCTGACAGAGAGTCTACTGAAGGTGCAGTAATCGCAAGAGTAAACGAGGACAACACTTTAGGTGCTATCATCTCTTTAAATTGTGAGACTGACTTCGTTGCTAAAAACGAAGCTTTCATCGAGCTAGCTTACGAATTGGCTGAAATGGCTATCTTCGCTGCTACTAAAGAAGAGCTTTTAGCGACTGACTTCCACGGGATCACTGTTGCTGAGAAATTAGTAGAGCAAACAGGAGTTATCGGTGAGAAAATCGAGATCGGATCTTTCGAAAGAATCCAGGGAGATTTCTTAGGAGCTTACATCCACGCTGGAAACAAAATCGCTGCCATCACTTCTCTTTCTGCTAAAGTAGACGGAGCTGACGAAGCTGCTAAAGCTGTTTCTATGCAGGTTGCTGCAATGAACCCAATCGCTCTTGACGAGAATGCAGTTTCTCAGGAAACTATCGACAGAGAGTTAGAGATCGAAAGACACAAACTTACTGAAGAAGGTAAGCCTGCAAACATTATCGATAATATCCTTAAAGGTAAAATGCAGAGATTCTACAAAGACAACACTTTGGTACACCAGGACTTCATTAAAGACGGAAGTATCTCAGTTGCTGACTATGTAAAATCTGTAAACGGAGACCTGAAAGTAACAGGATTTGTAAGAGTAAGCTTATAATCTGTACACTTTAAAAATATCTGATCCCGGTGAAAATTTCACCGGGATTTTTTTATGAAAAAACGGTGATCATTAACGCAATATGAAGCCAATTTTAAATATTAAGCAATTATACCACAAACTCGATTTCAATGTTTTTTTTATATAAAAAATTGATTATTAATGCTTAAATTTGCGGCCCCTTATAATAACGCATGAAAAAATTTCTACTCGCTTTTTGCACTTTTATTGGCTTAATCGTTAATGCACAACTGGATAATGAGCACTGGTTTGCTCCTATGTCTGCAAGCTCTCTTCAGGGAACACCTGAATGTTTCTTATATTTATCAACCAATGAAACCACTCCGTTCTCGGTACAGATTTCTAATAACAACACTGTATTTTCTACGGTACAGGTAAGTAAAAACAATCCTGTGCAGCTTACCATTCCGAACAATTACATGATTGCTTCCACACCCAACAGCCTGTTCACGGCAAACTCTATGGGGCTGCATGTAAAAGGAACCAAAAAATTCTTTGCCAACTTCAGGTTTTCAGTTCCCCAACAGGCTGAAATTATTACTTCTAAAGGAATGGCAGGGGTTGGAAAAACATTTTTTGTTGGAACAGCTCCCACAACCTCTCCAAAAGACTATGTAAATTCCACCGTAGGAGTAACGGCCACGGAAGACAATACCACAGTAACCGTATCGGGCTACAACCCTAATATTATTTTCTCTAACGGCACCAGTTCGGCCAGCAAAACCTTCACCCTGAGTAAAGGAAAATCTTATATTCTTGATGTGAACAGCAATATGGGCGGAACGAGTAACAGAAGAGGATTATTAGGAGCCAAAATTGTTGCCAACAAGCCGATATCGGTAACCAACGGAAATTTTAACGGCCTTTATACTGCTCAAAACAATACCAACGTAGATGTATTAATGGATCAGGCCGTGCCTACGGAAAGACTTGGGAAAGATTTCATCATGGTAAAAGGAAACGGACCTAATAGTGTAGGAATGGAAAAAGCAATGATCATTGCTACAGAAAACGGCACCACCCTTACCGTAAACGGAAATCCCGTGAACGGGGTCAATCTGAATGCAGGTGACTATTATATGATTGAGGGTAACAACTACATCAATCAGGGGAACGGAAATTATAATATGAGTATTTCCTCCAGTAAAAATGTCTATGTATATCAGCTTCTTGCAGGTGCATCCGGAAGTACGGTTTACCAGACAGGAGGGATGAACTTTATCCCGCCATTGAGCTGTTTCTTACCTAAAGAAATTAATGAAATAGGATATATTAATAAGATTGGTAATACATCTTATGATACTAAGCTTAATATTATTACCCAAACCGGAGCAACAGTAACCGTAAACGGAGCCCCTGTTACAGGATTTGTGCCTGTAAACGGGAATCCTAACTGGGTGACCTATTCAAAGGCCAATGTTACCGGAAATATTACCGTAACGTCTACCAAACCTGTCACTGCCGGAATTGCAGCAGGAAACGGGGCCGTGGGATATGGAGGCTATTTTGCAGGATTCTCTTCCATTCCGGTAATTACCAAAACCGGAGACTGTTATCATGGAGTTTTGCTGGAAGTGGAAAGTGGCTCTGATGCTTATCAATGGTACCTTAACGGTGCTATAATTGCCGGAGAGACCAACCCTACCATCAATCCTGATTTATATGGTTCAGGACTGTATACCTGTTACATTACTAAAAACAATTGTGAATCCAGATTTACGGCTCCCTATGACCATACAGTATGTCCGCCGATCACCACTACAGTCTACGATATCGGATCATGTAATACCAAGGTGATCAATCCGGTGCTCACCAATTCTACCCAGACTGTTGACCCTGCCTATACCGCTGTAATTGTACAGCCTACCAACGGAACGCTTACCATCAACCCAACAACAGGACAGATTGTTTATACACCTAATCCAGGCATCACAGCTGATATCACAGATACATTTACTTATTACATTCAGGGGGATGGCAATCCTGCAGCGTTTGAATATTTTAATATTGTAGTCAACACCCATGTACTGCAAACGAACAATGCTTCCATGAGCTCATGTGCAGCGGCCAACGGAAATGGTACATTTGACCTTACTACGGCTGTTGTAACCGCGGACCCAACTGCCACGAAAACGTATTTCACCAATGCCAACCTTACAGGTCAGATTATGGTTCCTGCTTCATATTCAGGACCGTCCGGAACAGTATATGTGAAAGTAACCTCTGTATACGGATGTTCCCAAACAGCTACGATCACTTTAGATACCTATCCCACTCCAAATCTTAATACCAGTAACTTCAACTCAACTATTTGTGATAATAATTTTGAAGGTATTGTTAATGTTAATTTTGCCACTGTCACTCCGCAGATTGTAACCAATCCTGCCAATTTCCAGGTAAGATATTACC
It encodes the following:
- a CDS encoding DUF6759 domain-containing protein: MKKIFLLLFICIFSLGFSQKKKKTKSKAVVEKETVIIYTEQDAETSKETRVIAGFIKQNPGHARNDYFKKRLMEIIMADNSPEAKPTIKPISKEKIENIVKNNELNSGKVIAANKTSAAKTENNTNNSDKVNNAINALKEERLASYASANSAKSAGTSAKAGPSEANKKTAAMLTHLFNNDVNKNEAYVNIKNRSSCNLIVKINGKKYYNLSVPAKGENFILIDKGEYVLTTMVCDAKYSSLKKITQDIEIALNVSE
- a CDS encoding T9SS type B sorting domain-containing protein — protein: MKKFLLAFCTFIGLIVNAQLDNEHWFAPMSASSLQGTPECFLYLSTNETTPFSVQISNNNTVFSTVQVSKNNPVQLTIPNNYMIASTPNSLFTANSMGLHVKGTKKFFANFRFSVPQQAEIITSKGMAGVGKTFFVGTAPTTSPKDYVNSTVGVTATEDNTTVTVSGYNPNIIFSNGTSSASKTFTLSKGKSYILDVNSNMGGTSNRRGLLGAKIVANKPISVTNGNFNGLYTAQNNTNVDVLMDQAVPTERLGKDFIMVKGNGPNSVGMEKAMIIATENGTTLTVNGNPVNGVNLNAGDYYMIEGNNYINQGNGNYNMSISSSKNVYVYQLLAGASGSTVYQTGGMNFIPPLSCFLPKEINEIGYINKIGNTSYDTKLNIITQTGATVTVNGAPVTGFVPVNGNPNWVTYSKANVTGNITVTSTKPVTAGIAAGNGAVGYGGYFAGFSSIPVITKTGDCYHGVLLEVESGSDAYQWYLNGAIIAGETNPTINPDLYGSGLYTCYITKNNCESRFTAPYDHTVCPPITTTVYDIGSCNTKVINPVLTNSTQTVDPAYTAVIVQPTNGTLTINPTTGQIVYTPNPGITADITDTFTYYIQGDGNPAAFEYFNIVVNTHVLQTNNASMSSCAAANGNGTFDLTTAVVTADPTATKTYFTNANLTGQIMVPASYSGPSGTVYVKVTSVYGCSQTATITLDTYPTPNLNTSNFNSTICDNNFEGIVNVNFATVTPQIVTNPANFQVRYYLSQADANAGNNNSLPVNWAFTTNTTVYVRVSANVGGCPPALGQINFTIGNKIPLITGNAKAEICDNDLNGSETVNLNDYKNLFTTDPGVALSFYSSLTNAQTGTNPIAASQVLTAAGGVFYIRFQSTACPNTAVLTLNLKAPKKSATLTDRVICSNEKIMLDAGPGFTSYLWSTGATSQSVSVGAGTYYVDLGFNGCVYRQTVNVTASQAPSISRIDVTGSTATVFVTGGTAPYKYSLNGINYQTSNVFTGLSRGLHTVYVLGADGCSHVTKEFLVINLINTITPNGDGINDVLNYSELRIKQNVMIEVADRYGASVYKSSDKNYIWDGKSNGRSLPTGTYWYVIQWTEPDTKLPVSYSGWLLIKNRE
- the tsf gene encoding translation elongation factor Ts; translated protein: MSYTPVAADVAKLRNQTGAGMMDCKKALVEAEGDFEKAVDILRKKGQKVAANRADRESTEGAVIARVNEDNTLGAIISLNCETDFVAKNEAFIELAYELAEMAIFAATKEELLATDFHGITVAEKLVEQTGVIGEKIEIGSFERIQGDFLGAYIHAGNKIAAITSLSAKVDGADEAAKAVSMQVAAMNPIALDENAVSQETIDRELEIERHKLTEEGKPANIIDNILKGKMQRFYKDNTLVHQDFIKDGSISVADYVKSVNGDLKVTGFVRVSL